A DNA window from Sylvia atricapilla isolate bSylAtr1 chromosome 6, bSylAtr1.pri, whole genome shotgun sequence contains the following coding sequences:
- the LOC136363097 gene encoding inositol 1,4,5-trisphosphate receptor-interacting protein-like 1, with protein MFAVTLLLLLAQGLLRYPRQAGDGLDEATRERMQQRAEYLNRQMTQLLQELEQKELEQKGGAWGALLVWQVWALAAILVLLLALWIGLGKIRRRPDDSGHKERSSSNLVEEEGAEEGRSVVANEEVESNDASVEEDSKGGNQEGSSDEAKAESNAENEAKEGCGDAREEANPDEKGEEANAAANEEDKHGASKEDKDHGANRKLESLLEERLHLPVLDLDKGCSAIMDLMDKLTHIFGQGLSNSFYPVPQQAIGVGSAFEGWSPHAQDLVYHVLVPLSPPPGHAFHLDTAGMLQRNFCVRVELLCTCAREQLGEDMLCFLHHPEEELRRRQDPSLLHTLCTGAYLDVEKTVHWFHRFVRVAWLLLPESRHWCLRLQPSSRSCKFQLSKDNESFAVEIIFGVRRGDSDIFVGSQPAEAGVPSTTWLETYAVAEAKFFGHISRQAPQDSCHCKCLQLLARFLTGVGLSSYALKTVVMHVLNTVPPTQWRREDFGQRLMDILTYLHFSLETKQLHHFVVGNARFPAEISLPSGFRLAIPPNLFQHLASSPDTHAEAVQDYVHLLHWLKQLLSPGH; from the coding sequence ATGTTTGCCGTTACGCTCCTCCTCTTGCTTGCGCAAGGCCTCCTCCGCTACCCGCGGCAGGCCGGCGATGGGCTGGATGAGGCCACACGGGAGCGCATGCAGCAGCGGGCTGAGTATCTGAACCGGCAGATgactcagctgctgcaggagctggagcagaaggagctggagcagaagggCGGGGCCTGGGGAGCCCTGCTCGTCTGGCAGGTCTGGGCTCTGGCTGCAATCCTCGTCCTTCTCTTGGCGCTGTGGATCGGACTCGGGAAAATTAGACGCCGTCCAGACGACAGCGGCCACAAGGAGAGGTCCAGCAGCAACCTGGtggaggaagaaggagcagaAGAAGGACGCAGCGTCGTTGCAAACGAAGAAGTAGAAAGCAACGATGCCAGTGTGGAAGAGGACAGTAAGGGTGGAAACCAAGAGGGCAGCAGTGATGAGGCAAAGGCAGAAAGCAATGCCGAAAATGAAGCCAAAGAAGGCTGCGGCGATGCAAGGGAGGAAGCCAACCCTGATGAGAAGGGGGAGGAAGCCAACGCTGCTGCAAATGAAGAAGACAAGCACGGGGCAAGCAAAGAAGACAAGGACCACGGTGCCAACAGGAAGCTCGAAAGCCTCCTAGAGGAGCGCCTGCACTTGCCTGTTCTGGACCTGGACAAAGGCTGCTCGGCGATAATGGACCTGATGGACAAACTCACCCACATCTTCGGGCAAGGCTTGTCCAACAGCTTCTACCCAGTGCCACAACAAGCCATCGGGGTGGGCAGCGCCTTTGAAGGCTGGAGTCCCCATGCACAAGACCTTGTGTACCACGTGCTTGTGCCCCTGAGTCCCCCTCCAGGACACGCCTTCCACctggacactgcagggatgctccagaggAACTTCTGTGTCcgtgtggagctgctgtgcacctGCGcaagggagcagctgggggaggaCATGCTATGTTTCCTCCACCACCCCGAGGAGGAGCTGAGAAGGAGACAGGACCCCAGCCTCCTGCACACCCTCTGCACTGGCGCCTATCTAGATGTGGAGAAAACCGTCCACTGGTTCCATCGATTCGTCAGAGTAGCCTGGCTGCTGTTGCCTGAATCCCGCCACTGGTGTTTAAGGTTGCAGCCCTCCAGCCGCTCCTGCAAATTCCAGCTAAGCAAAGACAACGAAAGCTTCGCTGTCGAGATCATCTTTGGCGTGCGGCGAGGAGACTCGGACATCTTCGTGGGCAGCCAGCCTGCAGAAGCAGGCGTCCCAAGCACAACGTGGCTTGAGACTTACGCCGTGGCAGAGGCAAAGTTCTTCGGGCACATTTCCAGGCAGGCCCCCCAGGACAGCTGTCACTGCaagtgcctgcagctcctcgcACGCTTCCTGACGGGCGTAGGCTTGTCCAGCTATGCCTTGAAGACCGTGGTGATGCACGTCCTGAACACCGTACCCCCGACACAGTGGCGCAGGGAGGATTTTGGGCAGCGGCTCATGGACATCCTCACGTACCTCCACTTCTCACTGGAGACAAAACAACTCCACCACTTCGTCGTAGGCAACGCGAGGTTTCCTGCGGAGATCAGCTTGCCCTCCGGCTTCCGGCTGGCCATACCACCCAACCTCTTCCAGCACCTGGCGAGCAGTCCGGACACTCACGCCGAGGCCGTGCAGGACTACGTTCAC